CCAATCTCTCCTGTATGTGCAAAGCACATAAAAAAGCGGCTCCATCCCCTGAGAACCGGGAATGGAGCCGTCTTGAACGGGGGAATATAAAAACAGCCGAATCACTCGGCAACATCGGTGCGGATGAATATTTCCCGAGCCAGTTGCTCATCAACGGCGAATTCGGAATTTCCCACATGAAAAATATACGAGGGGAATCGACGATTGAGGCATATGTCGTTGCCCGGCAAAACACCAAGAGACATGAGCTTCTGCATCTTCTTGGCATCGCTGGTCGTCAGATAGGCTATTTCGCCTTTCTGACCGACTTTCATTTCGGTCAAAGGAACCACCCCGACCTCCGCCGCGTGACGGGCAGCCCGGCAACATTCACCGAGAGGAATGGGCCTGCCATGCGGACAGGTTGTAGGGTGGTTCAACAAGGTGCAAATACGGGTATCGACACCCTCATTGAGTAAATGCTCGAATTCACACGCCTTGGCGTTGGCATTGCTGCCCTTGAGGTCGAGAATATCCATCATCAAACGCTCTGCCAATCGGTGTCGCCGCACAACCTTTTCCCCGGCGATACGCCCTTCGGAGCGCAGATAAACCCTCTCGCCCTTGACTTCGATCAGAGCCTGGCGTTCCAGATCCATCAAAGCCGGTTCCCGGGCTTCCACATCCAAAGCCTCAAGGGAAGCCGAATTATCCCCTTCTTCAACCACGGCTATCCAGACGGCTTCCAGAATATCTTCAGCCCGTTCCGAGTTTTCCATCAATCGTTCTCCTTGGAATTGTCTTTTTTTCTCCAGCGGCGCAACAAACCGGGCACCATGGGATTTTCATACCCGCACCATGGACAATGTATCTTGCGGCATCCGCCCAGACAGGCACCGCAAGGTTTTTGCCGCAACTTATCCGGCGGCGGCAGTGTGCGACCGCAGAAACCGCATTTCATGCCAGCCATCCGGTAAAGCCAAGCACAAGGTTAAGACCCCAGCCTACGCCAAAAGCCAGCAGCGTCACCATCATGAAAATACCAAGGGAGACCTTCCACCCGCGTTCTTTTTTCATCATGAGAAACTGGGCGATACAAGGAACAAACAAGGTCATGGTGACAGCGGCGACCGTCAGTTGACGGGGGCTAAGTAACCCCTGGGCGTGCATATCATAAAGGCCGGCAGCACCGAAATCGCGCCGGAAAAATCCGAAAATAAACGCAGCGGTCGTTTTGGCCGGCAATCCGAGAGCGGAAATAGCCGGAGCCATGACGCGCACCAGACCATTAAGAGCACCGGTCATTTTCCCGGCCCAGAGCAAAACGGAAGCGAATATGAACAGCGGAAAGATCTCCAGGAAATACCACTGCATCCGGCTGACGGTTTTGATCAATACGTTGCGGGCCTGGGGCAGACGCATGGGAGGTAATTCCATGTAAAACATGGGGCGCTCTCCTGGCAACAGGCGGGCTGAAAGAAATCCAACAGCCAGAAACACCAGCGTTACGCACGCCACCCACACAGGCAAAGCCCCGGGAACTTCGGACAACAACCCCATGATGACCCCCAACTGAGCACTGCAGGGAACCGCCAAAGCCAGCAGCAAGGTCACGATGATGCGCTCTCGCACCGTTTCAAGAGTACGGGTTACCATAGTCGCCATGGTATCGCAACCAAAGCCCAACACCATGGGGATAACCGCCCGCCCGTTTAGCCCGATCTTCTTGAAGATCCGGTCGACGAGCATGGCCAGACGCGGAAAATATCCGACATCCTCCATGATCGAGAAAGCCAGGAAAAAAGTCCCGACAATGGGCAGCACCAACGCAACGGCATAACGCACGCCGAGGGTGAAGACCCCGTATTCGCCGACCAGCAATTCGCGCAGCCAGTACCAGGATGTCATTTTCTGAACCAGGTCGATAACCCAGGGATTGATGTAATCCTCGAACAATCCGCCTTCCAGAAGATCGACCAGCGTTCCGGCGCCAAACTTGCCGACAAAGACGTAAATACCGAAGTAAAGGACCAGCAACAGCAAGGGAAACCCGGTCCAGGGGTTAATGGTCCACGCCGCAAGTTTCTCGAAAAAAGTCGGCGCACGATCGGCCTGTTGATGGATTACTTCTTCCAAAATGGCGCGACAGATGCGCTTGCGTTCCAGACTGATCCGCAGATTAAGATCCATGCGCCGCTCGTAAATGGTATCGTTGACGGCCTTCTCGATGGCCTCCAAGCGACTCGGTTCCGCCTTTTTGATCAGCGCCCAGGCATCTTCATCTTTCTGGAGAAGAAGTAGAGCGATGGAGCGTGGAACCAGGGTATAGTCATCGGTCAAATGCCGGGATACCTTGGCCAGGTCTTTTTCAAGCTCATGGGAATAACCGAATACCGCCTTAACGTCGGGATTATAGGACGCTATAGCCTGGCGCAGCTCGGAAAGCCCGCGTTTTCTTGCCATAGCACCGCCAATGACGGGAATACCCAGTTTTTCCTGCAGCAAAGGAATATCGATATGCATCCCTCTGCGCTCGGCCTCGTCGAGGATATTGATCAACAGCACAACCGGTAGCCCGGCCTCGACCAGCTGCAAAGTCATGGGCAGCATACGCTCGAGATTACGGGCATCGATAACATGGACGACCGTATGCGCCGATTCTTTAAGCAGGATTTCCCGAGCTACCCGTTCTTCTTCGGTTATGGGCAGCAAGGAATACATCCCGGGCGTATCAAGGACTTCGTAGGACACACCTTCGATCTCGCAGCAGCCGCGCGAAACCTCCACGGAGGTACCGGGATAATTGGATACAACGGTATAGGCCCCGGTCAGGGCATTGAAAAGGACGCTCTTACCGACATTCGGATTCCCGACCAGCACGATTTTGCGTTCGGCTGGACACACTTCACTTTGTACTGCCATAGCTGAATATTCCGGAAGGGGTTGCTGAACAATTAAATAACAAGAATTTCTGCTGCCTTGTGACCACAAAGGGTCGTCACATTAACTATTTTACGATCATTATTTGTCGCGGACATAAGTAGCCAGCGGCATTGCCTACCACTACTCAAGGCAAAATGCCGTGCCGCAGGTCACGGTTTACATTATTAAACAACGACATCAGGAAGAGGAGCACTTGGAGCACCGTCCGTAGATCTCCAGACGGTGATCTCGGATGGTAAAGTTATGCTCCTTCGCCACCTTACTCTGCAACTCTTCAATACGCTCATCCTCGAATTCGATAATTTCACCGCATTCGGTGCAGATAAGGTGATCATGGTGCTGCCCCTGATTGGTCACTTCGTAAAGAGCCTGGCCCGCACCGAAGTCGCGCTCTTTCGCCAAGCCGCACTCGGCCAGCAGCTTGAGCGTTCGATAAACAGTGGCATATCCGATACGAGGATGTTTTTTTCGCACCTTCAGGTAGAGATCTTCGGTCGATAAATGCGCGGCAGAACGGAGAAATTCATCGAGGATAATTTCCCTTTGACGGGTAAGCTTAAGCCCCTGCTGGCTGATATACTTCCGAAATATTTCAATTTTATCAGGCATGACCCCTCCAGTGAAATTGAATATCAAAGTACCAGAGTGGCCGGGTGGGTGTCAAGCGGTAAGACACGGATCATCCAGCGGCCGGAAGCCACTGAGAGAGATAGCCGGTAAGAAAAATGAACCAGTCAAAAAACAGGATGACGCCGACGACCATGAGCATGACCCCGGTGGCCAATTCGGCCAGCCGGATATATTTACGAAAACGGTTAAAAAACCCAAGAAAGCTGTGAAACAGCAGACCGGAGAGCAAAAACGGCAATCCGAGACCGGCCGAATAGGTCGCCAACAACACCCCGCCGCGCACGGAATCATCGGAAGAACCGGCGGCCATGGTCAATACAGCGCCGAATATTGGTCCGGTACAGGGAGTCCATCCCGCGGAAAACACCAGGCCAACGAGAAACGACCCGATATAGCCGGCCGGTTTAGCGTGAAGATGCAAACGCTTTTCACCGAGCAGAATGCCAAAATGGAACAGGCCGGTCAGATGCACCCCGAACAGGAAGATCAACACACCACCGATCTTCTGGATCCACCACAAACCGACATCCATGAGGCTGAAAAGACTTACGGCCACAACCCCCATGGTAGTGTACACAAGGGAGAAGCCGGCGATAAACAGCAGACAGTGCAAAGCCACCCGCATACGGATGCGTCCACCGGGGTGGGCCTGCTGTAACTGCTGGAAGCTGAGACCGGTAATGTAGGTGATAAAGGAAGGAATCAGCGGCAATACACAGGGCGAAACAAAAGAAGCCAGGCCCGCCGAAAAAGCTATCCACAAAGTAATTTCTTGCCCCTCCATTATGGTTTAACCTCCGATCCGTTACCGGCGAGGGAGCGCAATGCTCCGGCCACTTCCGGCGCATTCCAATCGTGAAACCCGATATGGCGTTCTACGAGCTTCCCCTGTCGATCGATGATATAAGTCGTGGGATATTGCCGTACCTGATAAAGGCCATGAACCTCGCCCGATGCATCCAGAAGAACGGGAAGATCGAGATTCGCTCTGTTCATAAAATCGTTCACCCTTGCGGCGGACTCACCGCCGTTGATGCCGAGAACCATGACTCCCTGTCCCGCCATGCGACGGTGAAGCCCCGCGAGGGAAGGTAATTCCTCACGACAGGCCGGACACCAGGTAGCCCAGAAAGCCAAAACCACAACCTGTCCCCGATATTGCCGCAAAGTCGTTACCTCGCCAGCCTGGTTTTTCAATTTGAAATTCGGAGCTTCCAGGCCAATGCCCAGCTCTTGCCCCTGACTTTGCTTATCTCTTCGCCCTCCGGCCAGAACAACCGCAAAGCAAAGCAGCAACATCCCGACAGACAGCACCAGAAACCTGTAGTAAGCGCTCATAATACATGCACCTTTCGCCGAAATATCGAAACACA
This DNA window, taken from Syntrophotalea carbinolica DSM 2380, encodes the following:
- a CDS encoding metal-dependent transcriptional regulator, translated to MENSERAEDILEAVWIAVVEEGDNSASLEALDVEAREPALMDLERQALIEVKGERVYLRSEGRIAGEKVVRRHRLAERLMMDILDLKGSNANAKACEFEHLLNEGVDTRICTLLNHPTTCPHGRPIPLGECCRAARHAAEVGVVPLTEMKVGQKGEIAYLTTSDAKKMQKLMSLGVLPGNDICLNRRFPSYIFHVGNSEFAVDEQLAREIFIRTDVAE
- the feoB gene encoding ferrous iron transport protein B, whose product is MAVQSEVCPAERKIVLVGNPNVGKSVLFNALTGAYTVVSNYPGTSVEVSRGCCEIEGVSYEVLDTPGMYSLLPITEEERVAREILLKESAHTVVHVIDARNLERMLPMTLQLVEAGLPVVLLINILDEAERRGMHIDIPLLQEKLGIPVIGGAMARKRGLSELRQAIASYNPDVKAVFGYSHELEKDLAKVSRHLTDDYTLVPRSIALLLLQKDEDAWALIKKAEPSRLEAIEKAVNDTIYERRMDLNLRISLERKRICRAILEEVIHQQADRAPTFFEKLAAWTINPWTGFPLLLLVLYFGIYVFVGKFGAGTLVDLLEGGLFEDYINPWVIDLVQKMTSWYWLRELLVGEYGVFTLGVRYAVALVLPIVGTFFLAFSIMEDVGYFPRLAMLVDRIFKKIGLNGRAVIPMVLGFGCDTMATMVTRTLETVRERIIVTLLLALAVPCSAQLGVIMGLLSEVPGALPVWVACVTLVFLAVGFLSARLLPGERPMFYMELPPMRLPQARNVLIKTVSRMQWYFLEIFPLFIFASVLLWAGKMTGALNGLVRVMAPAISALGLPAKTTAAFIFGFFRRDFGAAGLYDMHAQGLLSPRQLTVAAVTMTLFVPCIAQFLMMKKERGWKVSLGIFMMVTLLAFGVGWGLNLVLGFTGWLA
- a CDS encoding Fur family transcriptional regulator, whose amino-acid sequence is MPDKIEIFRKYISQQGLKLTRQREIILDEFLRSAAHLSTEDLYLKVRKKHPRIGYATVYRTLKLLAECGLAKERDFGAGQALYEVTNQGQHHDHLICTECGEIIEFEDERIEELQSKVAKEHNFTIRDHRLEIYGRCSKCSSS
- a CDS encoding cytochrome c biogenesis CcdA family protein produces the protein MEGQEITLWIAFSAGLASFVSPCVLPLIPSFITYITGLSFQQLQQAHPGGRIRMRVALHCLLFIAGFSLVYTTMGVVAVSLFSLMDVGLWWIQKIGGVLIFLFGVHLTGLFHFGILLGEKRLHLHAKPAGYIGSFLVGLVFSAGWTPCTGPIFGAVLTMAAGSSDDSVRGGVLLATYSAGLGLPFLLSGLLFHSFLGFFNRFRKYIRLAELATGVMLMVVGVILFFDWFIFLTGYLSQWLPAAG
- a CDS encoding peroxiredoxin family protein gives rise to the protein MSAYYRFLVLSVGMLLLCFAVVLAGGRRDKQSQGQELGIGLEAPNFKLKNQAGEVTTLRQYRGQVVVLAFWATWCPACREELPSLAGLHRRMAGQGVMVLGINGGESAARVNDFMNRANLDLPVLLDASGEVHGLYQVRQYPTTYIIDRQGKLVERHIGFHDWNAPEVAGALRSLAGNGSEVKP